A window of Armatimonadota bacterium contains these coding sequences:
- a CDS encoding amino acid racemase produces the protein MARTVGVVGGMGPRATADFFSKLIECTPAERDQDHLRVLIDNNPQIPDRSAFIFGRGPDPTPEMIATARNLEAAGADLLVIPCNTAHHFLEAIRRSVGIPVLDITEVVAQAAAERVADLRSVGVLATRATVATGLYERAFGCRNVSVLVPPDDLQERVNRAIWAVKAGRADATVRKWVRRAGRELVDRGVQGIVLGCTELPLVVDPQEWSVPVFDSTGLLARAAVRAAWEPEPASVGV, from the coding sequence ATGGCCCGGACCGTAGGCGTCGTGGGGGGGATGGGACCCCGTGCCACCGCGGACTTCTTCAGCAAGCTGATCGAGTGCACACCGGCTGAGCGCGACCAGGACCACCTTCGGGTCCTCATCGACAACAATCCACAGATCCCCGACCGGTCGGCGTTCATCTTTGGCCGGGGCCCCGACCCCACACCGGAGATGATCGCGACGGCCCGGAACCTGGAGGCGGCGGGTGCTGACCTCCTGGTGATCCCGTGCAACACCGCCCACCACTTCCTGGAGGCGATCCGCCGCAGCGTGGGGATTCCCGTCCTGGACATCACCGAAGTCGTCGCACAGGCCGCAGCCGAGCGCGTGGCGGACCTGCGAAGCGTCGGCGTACTCGCCACGCGTGCCACCGTGGCCACCGGGCTGTACGAGCGGGCGTTCGGCTGTCGGAACGTCAGCGTGCTCGTGCCCCCCGACGACCTGCAGGAACGCGTCAACCGAGCGATCTGGGCCGTCAAGGCGGGTCGGGCCGACGCGACGGTCCGAAAGTGGGTGCGCCGAGCAGGTCGCGAGCTCGTCGATCGAGGGGTTCAGGGGATCGTGCTCGGGTGCACGGAGCTGCCGCTGGTCGTCGATCCGCAGGAATGGAGCGTGCCGGTGTTCGACTCGACCGGTCTGCTGGCGCGGGCTGCGGTGCGAGCCGCATGGGAGCCGGAACCCGCCAGCGTGGGAGTGTGA
- a CDS encoding TraR/DksA C4-type zinc finger protein, protein MTKKATKTKRRAVKTPARQKAGKRSAGKTQPATRVRKPAAKPAPGVSRKTAPESSPVSLPARRSPMPARAVRPPADIPLLAQTPRMDLPSPTVARVAAGARRVARAVERQKVRGITKRDYPAFRRLLLSERQRLVQELETMGERLQQVEEVGVVEASSEDDYGDVATETFEREKGFALESSVQGMLRMVEDALRKIDVGKYGICERCGNPIDVERLRALPFASLCIRCKTEEEREKNQVNSGR, encoded by the coding sequence ATGACCAAGAAGGCGACGAAGACCAAGCGCCGGGCCGTGAAGACCCCGGCCCGGCAGAAGGCTGGCAAGAGAAGCGCCGGCAAGACGCAGCCCGCGACGCGCGTTCGAAAGCCCGCCGCGAAGCCGGCTCCCGGCGTATCCCGCAAGACGGCCCCGGAGTCCAGCCCGGTGTCTTTGCCGGCCCGGCGTTCACCGATGCCGGCCCGTGCCGTGCGGCCGCCGGCCGACATCCCGCTGTTGGCCCAGACGCCGCGCATGGACCTGCCCTCGCCCACCGTGGCCAGGGTCGCAGCGGGTGCGAGGCGCGTGGCGCGCGCGGTCGAACGCCAGAAGGTGCGGGGCATCACCAAGCGCGACTACCCGGCGTTCCGCAGGTTGCTGTTGAGCGAGCGTCAGCGGCTGGTGCAGGAACTGGAGACGATGGGCGAACGGCTCCAGCAGGTCGAAGAGGTCGGCGTCGTAGAGGCGTCCTCGGAAGACGACTACGGAGACGTGGCGACCGAGACATTTGAGCGGGAGAAGGGTTTCGCGCTGGAGTCGTCGGTTCAGGGGATGCTTCGGATGGTCGAGGACGCGCTCCGGAAGATCGACGTCGGCAAGTACGGAATCTGTGAACGCTGTGGGAACCCGATTGATGTCGAGCGGCTGCGCGCGCTGCCCTTCGCGAGTCTGTGCATCCGGTGCAAGACCGAGGAGGAGCGCGAGAAGAACCAGGTCAACAGCGGACGCTGA
- the lspA gene encoding signal peptidase II: protein MRRRALIEFVAVIVLVAVLDQASKAAVVRVMAFGESISVWPPVLRLTLWKNTGIAFGLLSGASGAVGALAALTALFLLFYNRGRWQTSRLVRIGLGMVLGGAIGNLVDRARLGYVVDFLELPYWPVFNIADACIVVGGALLAWSALRRGSGSELAAHGRADGGSRS, encoded by the coding sequence ATGCGGCGGCGAGCACTGATCGAGTTCGTAGCGGTGATCGTGCTGGTCGCGGTGCTGGATCAGGCCAGCAAGGCCGCCGTGGTGCGCGTGATGGCGTTCGGAGAGTCGATTTCGGTTTGGCCGCCGGTGCTGCGGCTGACGCTGTGGAAGAACACGGGGATCGCGTTCGGGTTGCTGAGCGGCGCGAGCGGCGCGGTCGGGGCGCTCGCCGCCTTGACCGCGCTGTTTTTGCTTTTCTACAATCGGGGCCGGTGGCAGACCAGCCGCCTCGTGCGCATCGGCCTGGGCATGGTGTTGGGCGGTGCGATCGGGAACCTCGTCGACCGGGCGCGGCTGGGATACGTCGTCGACTTTCTGGAACTGCCGTACTGGCCGGTGTTCAACATCGCCGATGCATGCATCGTGGTCGGCGGCGCGCTGCTGGCTTGGTCGGCGCTGAGGCGCGGGTCCGGTTCAGAGCTCGCAGCCCACGGCCGTGCGGACGGGGGCTCACGCTCGTGA
- a CDS encoding prolipoprotein diacylglyceryl transferase, whose translation MHPTLFEVAGFRVSSFGLFLLAAFAAGVYNLMRGAQREGLDANEALDLALYAIIGGILGARAVYVAAHYGQYAAEPVRILQIWQDGGLVFYGALAGGLIVSHFTARRWGLGRFADLAAPAVAIGYAVAMVGALLAGMFNGGETDAPWAVEIAGVARHPTQIYLLAAAIGIYRVLGAVRRVRPRPGQVFLTFVFLLGLTRFVVEFFLDRELAPAVWGPFTLGQFAHGTVAILALLLLVARGGIAAQAMPPEPSPPSDGLEPAREDP comes from the coding sequence ATGCATCCCACCCTCTTCGAAGTCGCCGGCTTCCGCGTCTCCTCGTTCGGCCTGTTCCTGTTGGCGGCGTTCGCCGCCGGCGTCTACAACCTGATGCGCGGTGCCCAACGCGAGGGGCTGGACGCGAACGAAGCGCTGGACCTCGCTCTGTATGCCATTATCGGCGGCATCCTTGGCGCCCGCGCGGTCTACGTCGCCGCCCACTACGGTCAGTATGCCGCAGAGCCGGTCAGGATCCTGCAGATCTGGCAGGACGGCGGACTCGTCTTTTACGGCGCGCTGGCAGGCGGGTTGATCGTGTCGCACTTCACGGCGCGGCGATGGGGGCTGGGGCGGTTTGCCGACTTGGCGGCGCCCGCCGTCGCGATCGGCTACGCGGTGGCGATGGTCGGCGCCCTGCTGGCGGGGATGTTCAACGGGGGCGAGACCGACGCGCCGTGGGCCGTAGAGATCGCCGGCGTCGCGCGCCATCCTACGCAGATCTACCTGCTGGCCGCGGCGATCGGCATCTACCGCGTGCTCGGGGCGGTGCGCCGGGTGCGGCCGCGCCCGGGTCAGGTGTTCTTGACGTTCGTCTTCCTCCTCGGGCTCACCCGATTCGTCGTCGAGTTCTTCCTAGACCGTGAACTCGCGCCGGCCGTATGGGGGCCGTTCACGCTCGGGCAGTTCGCGCACGGCACGGTGGCGATCCTCGCCCTGCTCCTGCTGGTGGCCCGGGGAGGGATCGCGGCCCAGGCAATGCCCCCCGAGCCGAGTCCGCCGTCCGATGGCCTCGAACCCGCCCGCGAAGATCCCTGA
- a CDS encoding RluA family pseudouridine synthase translates to MASNPPAKIPDLTGEDPQGAQRLRIRRIVVEPAAAGRRLDVYLAAHLPGVSRSRAKALIESGNVAVDDVRPKPSHAVRPGERIEVRIPSPVQHGEPQAEPIPIAVVYEDDDVAVVDKPAGIAVHPGAGRVGGTLVNALLAALPRLSGLDRMRPGIVHRLDKDTSGLLVVAKTDAAHHALAGQIRSRAAVREYTALLRGAVPWQERTVAAPIGRHPVHRRRMAVREGGREATTHFWVTERLGDFTLVRCWLASGRTHQIRVHAAHIGHPVAGDPVYGRRGELGLARQFLHASRLSFDHPRTGERLTFNSPLPADLQEALEALRRSRHRTSR, encoded by the coding sequence ATGGCCTCGAACCCGCCCGCGAAGATCCCTGACCTCACCGGCGAGGACCCACAGGGCGCTCAGCGGTTGCGCATTCGCAGGATCGTGGTGGAGCCTGCCGCGGCCGGCAGGCGCCTGGACGTCTACCTCGCCGCACACCTACCAGGTGTCTCGCGATCGCGGGCCAAGGCGCTGATCGAGAGCGGAAACGTCGCCGTCGATGATGTCCGACCCAAGCCCAGCCACGCCGTCCGGCCCGGCGAGCGCATCGAGGTCCGCATCCCGTCCCCGGTGCAGCACGGCGAACCACAAGCCGAACCGATCCCCATCGCGGTCGTCTACGAGGACGACGACGTCGCCGTCGTGGACAAGCCCGCCGGGATCGCGGTCCACCCGGGTGCTGGGCGGGTGGGGGGAACGCTCGTGAACGCCCTGCTCGCCGCGTTACCCCGCCTGTCGGGCCTGGACCGGATGCGGCCGGGCATCGTGCACCGCCTGGACAAGGACACATCCGGCCTGTTGGTGGTGGCGAAGACCGACGCCGCCCACCACGCGCTGGCCGGGCAGATCCGCAGCCGTGCGGCGGTTCGGGAGTACACCGCCCTGCTGCGGGGGGCGGTGCCGTGGCAGGAGCGGACCGTGGCCGCACCGATCGGCCGGCACCCGGTACACCGGCGCCGGATGGCCGTCCGGGAGGGTGGCCGCGAGGCGACGACGCACTTTTGGGTGACCGAGCGGCTGGGCGACTTCACGCTGGTGCGCTGCTGGCTGGCAAGCGGCCGCACGCACCAGATCCGCGTGCACGCCGCCCACATCGGGCATCCGGTCGCCGGCGACCCCGTGTACGGACGGCGCGGTGAACTCGGATTGGCCCGGCAGTTCCTCCACGCTTCGCGGCTGTCGTTCGATCATCCCCGCACGGGGGAGCGGCTGACGTTCAACTCCCCGCTTCCCGCCGATTTGCAGGAGGCGCTGGAGGCGTTGCGGCGAAGTCGACACAGGACCAGCCGGTAG
- the pyrR gene encoding bifunctional pyr operon transcriptional regulator/uracil phosphoribosyltransferase PyrR: MRQKAKVMDAQAIARAIVRIAHEILERNRGTEELALVGIRTRGDVLARRLAAAIERIEGGPVPVGSLDITLYRDDLATRADTPTVQKTDIPFGIAGKTVVLADDVLYTGRTVRAALDALMDLGRPAAIQLAVLVDRGHRELPIRPDYVGKNLPTSSRERVAVRFAETDGMDEVVIEEP, encoded by the coding sequence ATGCGCCAGAAGGCGAAGGTGATGGACGCGCAGGCGATCGCGCGGGCGATCGTGCGCATCGCGCACGAGATCCTCGAGCGCAACCGGGGCACCGAGGAGTTGGCGCTGGTTGGGATCCGCACGCGCGGCGACGTGCTGGCCCGACGCCTGGCGGCGGCCATCGAGCGGATCGAGGGAGGCCCGGTACCGGTGGGCAGCCTCGACATCACCCTGTACCGCGACGATCTGGCGACCCGTGCCGACACGCCCACCGTTCAGAAGACGGACATCCCGTTCGGGATCGCCGGCAAGACCGTGGTGCTCGCCGACGATGTCCTCTACACGGGTCGGACCGTGCGGGCGGCCCTCGACGCGCTGATGGACCTGGGGCGACCGGCGGCGATCCAGCTCGCCGTGCTCGTGGACCGCGGGCACCGCGAGCTGCCGATCCGTCCGGACTACGTCGGCAAGAACCTGCCCACCTCTTCGCGCGAGCGCGTGGCGGTGCGCTTCGCCGAGACCGACGGGATGGACGAAGTCGTGATCGAGGAGCCTTGA
- a CDS encoding NFACT family protein — translation MPDLPAPSFDAVTLAAVAAELGPLLPARIRRVAQPDPHEVVLELRGVGILLLSADPRWARAHLLEAWPDGDGSGPFGQLLRARLNDALVTGLVHPAFERVLELHVDALDGPYRLVAEPMGKHANLILVRDGLVVGAAKVIGPHRSRLRPVVPGSPYAPPPPDTRPRPGKVLDLGHVLAQGTGPAWRRLLAAVAGIGPLLAYELCTRAGHIDASVFDAAAASRLAAELDDLARRVHQADFDPRLYRQGEQATYSPFPFVCLRGWHEVATTMSRAIEQTLGARIVDDRRQQRCRALRGQIESALRRRRNALAQAERSLTEATDADRLRMFGELLLAYAAQVPRGVDVVALADYEGRPTEIPLDPARSAIENAQHYFRRYRKVRAGAESLPVRIAALRDEITYLEAARFYVENAHTDEDLVEIEQELADAGYLRHPRERRRVPTVSQPRTYQVDGFTVWVGRSGRDNDRVTFRLAAPSDLWFHARGQPGAHVILQVAGRRPEERTIERVAALAAYHSAGRDAGAVDVDVTERRNVWKPKGAPPGVAHYRGERTLRVRPWSGSAPPV, via the coding sequence ATGCCCGATCTCCCTGCCCCGTCGTTCGACGCCGTCACCCTCGCCGCTGTCGCGGCCGAGTTGGGACCGCTGCTGCCCGCGCGCATCCGCCGCGTGGCGCAGCCGGACCCGCACGAGGTCGTGTTGGAACTGCGCGGCGTGGGGATCCTGCTGCTGTCGGCGGACCCGCGCTGGGCCCGCGCGCACCTGCTGGAGGCATGGCCGGACGGCGACGGGAGCGGGCCGTTCGGCCAACTCCTCCGCGCCCGCCTCAACGACGCCCTGGTCACCGGTTTGGTGCACCCCGCGTTCGAGCGCGTGTTGGAACTTCACGTGGACGCTCTCGACGGCCCGTACCGTCTAGTCGCCGAACCCATGGGAAAGCACGCGAACCTCATCCTCGTCCGGGACGGCCTGGTGGTGGGCGCCGCCAAGGTGATCGGCCCCCACCGATCCCGGCTGCGTCCCGTCGTGCCCGGGTCCCCGTATGCGCCCCCACCGCCGGACACCCGCCCTCGGCCGGGCAAAGTGTTGGACCTGGGCCACGTGCTCGCGCAGGGCACCGGGCCCGCTTGGCGGCGCCTGCTGGCCGCGGTGGCCGGCATCGGGCCCCTGCTGGCGTACGAGCTGTGCACCCGCGCCGGCCACATCGATGCGTCCGTCTTCGACGCGGCCGCCGCTTCGCGCCTGGCGGCGGAACTGGACGACCTCGCGCGGCGGGTGCACCAGGCGGACTTCGATCCGCGGCTGTACCGTCAGGGCGAGCAGGCGACCTACAGCCCGTTCCCGTTCGTCTGCCTGCGGGGCTGGCACGAAGTCGCCACCACGATGAGTCGCGCGATCGAGCAAACACTCGGTGCGCGCATCGTCGACGACCGGCGGCAACAGCGGTGCCGCGCTCTGCGCGGGCAGATCGAGTCGGCGCTGCGACGCAGGCGCAACGCCCTCGCACAGGCGGAGCGCAGCCTGACGGAAGCCACAGACGCAGATCGGCTGCGGATGTTCGGGGAGTTGCTGCTCGCCTACGCGGCCCAGGTCCCGCGCGGCGTCGACGTCGTCGCGCTTGCCGACTACGAAGGCCGCCCCACCGAGATCCCGCTCGACCCCGCGCGCAGCGCGATCGAAAATGCCCAGCACTACTTCCGGCGATACCGGAAGGTGCGCGCGGGTGCCGAATCCCTCCCGGTACGGATCGCCGCGCTGCGCGACGAGATCACCTATCTGGAGGCGGCGCGCTTTTACGTCGAGAACGCGCACACGGACGAAGACCTGGTGGAGATCGAGCAGGAACTCGCCGACGCGGGCTACCTGCGCCACCCCCGCGAGCGGCGCCGCGTACCCACGGTCTCCCAACCGCGGACCTATCAGGTGGACGGGTTCACCGTGTGGGTCGGACGATCCGGCCGCGACAACGACCGCGTGACGTTCCGCCTGGCGGCACCCTCCGACCTCTGGTTCCACGCGCGGGGTCAGCCCGGCGCTCACGTCATCCTCCAGGTAGCGGGTCGACGGCCCGAGGAACGTACGATCGAACGCGTGGCCGCCCTCGCCGCCTACCACAGCGCCGGCCGCGACGCCGGCGCCGTCGATGTCGACGTCACCGAGCGGCGCAACGTCTGGAAGCCGAAGGGCGCACCGCCTGGTGTTGCCCATTATCGGGGCGAGCGAACGCTGCGGGTCCGGCCCTGGTCGGGGTCGGCCCCCCCGGTCTGA
- a CDS encoding YicC/YloC family endoribonuclease, giving the protein MVHSMTGYGAAEARTDAGRWVVEARSVNHRFLEVSVRLPRELGALEDRVRAVVGGRVSRGRIEVAVLKDDPSPRARSVRIDVELARRYAEAVRELQRVLEAPDAVPLSVLLSLPDVVRVETEREDPEAAWTAIAPAVDAAVENLVAMRRAEGQRLARDLLRRLDRLETLADQVASRADRVVEDYARRLRRRIGELLRAAGGAEVDDARLAVEVALFAERADISEEITRLRSHFAHMRFLLDGRGPVGRKLEFLLQEIGREVNTIGSKATDLAITQAVLEMKSQLESLREQVANVE; this is encoded by the coding sequence GTGGTCCACAGCATGACGGGATACGGCGCCGCGGAGGCGCGCACGGACGCCGGGCGATGGGTGGTGGAGGCGCGGTCGGTGAACCACCGGTTCCTGGAGGTCTCTGTCCGACTCCCGCGCGAGCTGGGCGCACTCGAAGACCGCGTGCGCGCCGTGGTCGGCGGGCGCGTGTCGCGCGGGCGCATCGAGGTCGCCGTGCTCAAAGACGATCCGTCGCCTCGTGCGCGGTCTGTGCGGATCGATGTGGAGCTGGCGCGGCGGTACGCGGAGGCGGTTCGGGAACTGCAACGGGTCCTCGAAGCGCCCGATGCGGTGCCGCTGTCGGTGCTGCTTTCGCTGCCCGATGTCGTCCGGGTCGAAACCGAGCGCGAGGACCCTGAAGCGGCGTGGACGGCGATCGCGCCGGCGGTCGATGCGGCGGTCGAGAATCTCGTGGCGATGCGCCGCGCCGAGGGGCAGCGGCTCGCCCGAGACCTTCTGAGGCGGCTGGACCGCCTGGAGACGCTGGCCGATCAAGTGGCCTCCCGCGCCGATCGGGTCGTGGAGGACTACGCGCGGCGGTTGCGGCGGAGGATCGGCGAGCTGTTGCGGGCGGCCGGCGGCGCTGAAGTCGACGACGCGCGGCTCGCAGTTGAAGTCGCGCTGTTCGCCGAGCGCGCGGACATCAGCGAGGAGATCACGCGCCTGCGCAGTCACTTCGCCCACATGCGATTTCTGCTCGACGGCCGCGGCCCCGTGGGGCGCAAGCTGGAATTCCTCCTGCAGGAGATTGGCCGGGAGGTGAACACGATCGGATCGAAGGCCACGGATCTGGCGATCACGCAAGCCGTGCTGGAGATGAAGTCACAGCTGGAGAGTCTGCGCGAGCAGGTGGCGAACGTGGAGTGA
- a CDS encoding DUF370 domain-containing protein, which translates to MEPKLVNIGFGNIVAANRIVAIVSPDSAPIKRIIQEARENGSLIDATYGRRTRAVVITDSGHVLLSAVQPETVAHRLASREPGEEAGAER; encoded by the coding sequence ATGGAACCGAAGCTGGTCAACATCGGATTCGGCAACATCGTGGCCGCCAACCGGATCGTGGCGATCGTCAGCCCGGACTCTGCGCCGATCAAGCGGATCATCCAGGAGGCGCGCGAGAACGGTTCGCTGATCGACGCCACCTACGGGAGGAGGACGCGCGCGGTGGTGATCACGGACAGCGGCCACGTGCTCCTGTCGGCTGTGCAGCCCGAGACCGTCGCCCACCGCCTGGCGTCTCGCGAGCCGGGTGAGGAGGCAGGTGCGGAGCGCTAG
- a CDS encoding AAA family ATPase, with amino-acid sequence MIITVSGLIASGKTTAARALAARLGLRYLSAGEVMRRWAEQRGVTLLKFSEMAERDPSIDREIDRLQVEMAKDGNAVVDSRLAGWFVPAEMKVWLRAPLEVRAQRVARREGMDPRVALEELQTREASEHRRYRALYGIDLNDLSPYHVVLDTERWQKEQVADALETLARALVAAGC; translated from the coding sequence ATGATCATCACGGTCAGCGGCCTCATCGCCAGCGGCAAGACGACGGCCGCGCGGGCCCTGGCCGCACGCCTCGGATTGCGGTACCTGTCGGCGGGCGAAGTCATGCGCCGATGGGCCGAACAGCGCGGCGTCACCCTGTTGAAGTTCTCGGAGATGGCCGAGCGCGACCCCTCGATCGATCGTGAGATCGACCGGCTCCAGGTGGAGATGGCCAAGGACGGCAATGCCGTCGTGGATTCACGGCTGGCCGGCTGGTTCGTCCCGGCGGAGATGAAGGTGTGGCTGCGGGCACCGCTGGAGGTGCGCGCACAGCGCGTCGCCCGGAGGGAAGGGATGGATCCCCGCGTCGCCCTCGAGGAACTCCAGACGCGTGAGGCGAGCGAGCACAGGCGCTATCGGGCGCTGTACGGCATCGACCTGAACGACCTGTCGCCGTATCACGTCGTGCTCGACACCGAGCGATGGCAGAAAGAACAGGTGGCCGACGCACTCGAGACGCTCGCGCGGGCTCTGGTCGCGGCCGGGTGTTGA
- a CDS encoding flavoprotein has product MEPDLTRQPRLPSADPMVLVGVCGGISAYKIASLVSALRREGNRVHVLMTASAQRFVGPVTFRALSQNPVTTDMWDPHGPYDEPHVALGSQADLYVIAPATAQTIACLAHGFADDVVTATALATRAPVLLAPAMSEEMWQHPATRRNVARLQEWGYRFVGPVRGRLASGQEGWGRMAEPEEILAAARVLLKEAIR; this is encoded by the coding sequence ATGGAACCCGACCTGACACGGCAACCGAGGCTGCCCTCCGCCGACCCGATGGTTCTGGTGGGCGTGTGCGGCGGGATCTCCGCGTACAAGATCGCTTCCCTCGTGAGCGCGCTGCGGCGCGAGGGCAACCGGGTGCACGTGCTGATGACCGCCTCGGCGCAACGCTTCGTCGGCCCCGTCACGTTCCGGGCGTTGTCGCAGAACCCGGTCACCACCGACATGTGGGACCCTCACGGCCCGTACGACGAGCCGCACGTCGCGCTGGGATCCCAGGCGGACCTGTACGTCATCGCGCCGGCGACCGCGCAGACCATCGCTTGTCTGGCGCATGGGTTTGCCGACGACGTGGTCACCGCCACTGCGCTCGCGACGCGCGCTCCGGTGCTGCTGGCGCCGGCGATGAGCGAGGAGATGTGGCAGCATCCAGCCACGCGCCGCAACGTCGCGAGGCTGCAGGAGTGGGGCTACCGGTTCGTCGGCCCGGTACGGGGCCGGCTCGCATCCGGCCAGGAAGGCTGGGGCCGGATGGCCGAGCCGGAGGAGATCCTCGCGGCCGCCAGGGTTCTGCTGAAGGAGGCCATCCGGTAG